The following are encoded together in the Thermothelomyces thermophilus ATCC 42464 chromosome 3, complete sequence genome:
- a CDS encoding glycoside hydrolase family 61 protein (CAZy_ID 267954), with translation MKSFTLTTLAALAGNAAAHATFQALWVDGVDYGAQCARLPASNSPVTDVTSNAIRCNANPSPARGKCPVKAGSTVTVEMHQQPGDRSCSSEAIGGAHYGPVMVYMSKVSDAASADGSSGWFKVFEDGWAKNPSGGSGDDDYWGTKDLNSCCGKMNVKIPADLPSGDYLLRAEALALHTAGSAGGAQFYMTCYQLTVTGSGSASPPTVSFPGAYKATDPGILVNIHAPLSGYTVPGPAVYSGGSTKKAGSACTGCESTCAVGSGPTATVSQSPGSTATSAPGGGGGCTVQKYQQCGGQGYTGCTNCASGSTCSAVSPPYYSQCV, from the exons ATGAAGTCCTTCACCCTCACCACTCTGGCCGCCCTGGCTGGCAACGCCGCCGCTCACGCGACCTTCCAGGCCCTCTGggtcgacggcgtcgacTACGGCGCGCAGTGTGCCCGTCTGCCCGCGTCCAACTCGCCGGTCACCGACGTGACCTCCAACGCGATCCGCTGCAACGCCAACCCCTCGCCCGCTCGGGGCAAGTGCCCGGTCAAGGCCGGCTCGACCGTTACGGTCGAGATGCATCAG CAACCCGGTGACCGCTCGTGCAGCAGCGAGGCGATCGGCGGGGCGCACTACGGCCCCGTGATGGTGTACATGTCCAAGGTGTCGGACGCGGCGTCGGCGGACGGGTCGTCGGGCTGGTTCAAGGTGTTCGAGGACGGCTGGGCCAAGAACCCGTCCGGCGGGTCGGGCGACGACGACTACTGGGGCACCAAGGACCTGAACTCGTGCTGCGGGAAGATGAACGTCAAGATCCCCGCCGACCTGCCCTCGGGCGACTACCTGCTCCGGGCCGAGGCCCTCGCGCTGCACACGGCCGGCAGCGCGGGCGGCGCCCAGTTCTACATGACCTGCTACCAGCTCACCGTGACCGGCTCCGGCAGCGCCAGCCCGCCCACCGTCTCCTTCCCGGGCGCCTACAAGGCCACCGACCCGGGCATCCTCGTCAACATCCACGCCCCGCTGTCCGGCTACACCGTGCCCGGCCCGGCCGTCTACTCGGGCGGCTCCACCAAGAAGGCCGGCAGCGCCTGCACCGGCTGCGAGTCCACTTGCGCCGTCGGCTCCGGCCCCACCGCCACCGTCTCCCAGTCGCCCGGTTCCACCGCCACCTCGgcccccggcggcggcggcggctgcacCGTCCAGAAGTACCAGCAGTGCGGCGGCCAGGGCTACACCGGCTGCACCAACTGCGCG TCCGGCTCCACCTGCAGCGCGGTCTCGCCGCCCTACTACTCGCAGTGCGTCTAA
- a CDS encoding delta(14)-sterol reductase like protein (orthologue of Saccharomyces cerevisiae ERG24; orthologue of S. cerevisiae ERG24) — translation MAAKSKQQAVSKTHGYQFFGPPGVAAISFGLPVLIYAFSFACNDISGCPAPSLLHPKSLDLETLKKEVGWPENGVRGLVSWEATGWTLAYYLLSALLYRVLPGTEVEGTKLANGGRLKYKFNAFSSTMFILAICAAGTIAQGAEFPLWTFIADNYLQILTTNIIIAYALATFVYIRSFGVKPGNPEFRELAAGGVTGNMLYDWFIGRELNPRITLPLIGEIDIKEFMEVRPGLTGWILLNCAFTAKQYRTFGFVTDSIVFITVVQAFYVLDCQFMETAILTTMDITTDGFGFMLSFGDLVWVPFIYSQQTRYLSVHPQTLGALGLAGVGVLLLIGFAIFRLSNSQKNAFRSNPNDPRVAHLKYIETKAGTRLLISGWWGIARHINYFGDWLQAWPYSLPTGLAGYTILSAGTAVEGAIRMLDGREVVPGEAKGWGIIFTYFYVLYFAVLLIHRDRRDDEKCSLKYGEDWEKYKKIVRWRIVPYIY, via the exons ATGGCAGCCAAATCGAAGCAGCAGGCCGTGTCCAAGACGCATGGATACCAATTCTTTGGTCC TCCAGGTGTTGCGGCCATCAGCTTCGGGCTGCCCGTTTTGATCTATGCTTTTTCATTCGCCTGCAATGATATTTCGGGATGTCCCGCGCCCTCACTGCTCCACCCCAAATCGCTCGACTTGGAAACACTGAAGAAGGAGGTGGGCTGGCCTGAGAATGGGGTCCGTGGACTGGTGAGCTGGGAGGCCACTGGCTGGACGCTGGCCTATTACCTCCTCAGCGCCCTGCTGTACAGAGTTCTACCGGGAACCGAGGTGGAAGGGACTAAGCTCGCGAACGGTGGGCGGCTCAAGTACAAGTTCAATG CCTTCTCCTCAACCATGTTCATCCTGGCCATCTGTGCCGCTGGCACCATCGCCCAGGGCGCCGAGTTTCCGCTGTGGACATTCATCGCCGACAATTACCTTCAGATCTTGACCACCAACATCATCATAGCCTATGCCCTTGCGACCTTTGTCTATATCCGGAGCTTCGGCGTCAAGCCTGGCAATCCCGAGTTTCGCGAGCTCGCAGCGGGCGGGGTGACGGGCAACATGCTCTATGACTGGTTCATCGGCCGCGAGCTGAACCCGCGCATCACCCTTCCCCTAATTGGCGAGATCGACATCAAGGAGTTCATGGAGGTCCGCCCGGGGCTGACGGGCTGGATCCTGCTCAACTGTGCCTTCACGGCCAAGCAGTACCGAACCTTCGGCTTCGTCACCGACAGCATCGTCTTCATAACGGTCGTGCAGGCGTTCTACGTGCTCGACTGCCAGTTCATGGAGACTGCCATATTGACCACCATGGACATTACCACCGACGGCTTCGGCTTTATGCTCTCGTTCGGCGATCTGGTCTGGGTGCCCTTCATCTACTCCCAGCAGACTCGCTACCTGTCGGTGCACCCGCAGACCCTGGGCGCTCTCGGACTTGCCGGCGTCGGCGTGCTCCTCCTTATCGGCTTCGCCATCTTCCGCCTCTCCAACAGCCAGAAGAACGCGTTCCGCAGCAACCCCAACGACCCCAGAGTCGCCCACCTCAAGTACATCGAGACCAAGGCCGGGACCCGCCTGCTCATCTCTGGCTGGTGGGGCATCGCCCGCCACATCAACTACTTTGGCGACTGGCTCCAGGCCTGGCCGTACAGCCTCCCCACCGGCCTGGCGGGTTACACGATCCTGTCGGCCGGTACCGCGGTCGAGGGTGCCATTAGGATGCTGGATGGGCGCGAGGTGGTCCCCGGCGAGGCGAAAGGCTGGGGCATCATCTTCACCTACTTTTATGTGCTCTACTTCGCCGTGCTGCTGATCCATCGCGATAGGCGCGACGACGAGAAGTGCTCACTAAAGTATGGCGAGGACTGGGAAAAGTACAAGAAGATTGTGAGGTGGAGGATCGTGCCCTACATTTACTGA
- a CDS encoding glycoside hydrolase family 3 protein (CAZy_ID 267847), with protein sequence MKAAALSCLFGSTLAVAGAIESRKVHQKPLARSEPFYPSPWMNPNADGWAEAYAQAKSFVSQMTLLEKVNLTTGVGWGAEQCVGQVGAIPRLGLRSLCMHDSPLGIRGADYNSAFPSGQTVAATWDRGLMYRRGYAMGQEAKGKGINVLLGPVAGPLGRMPEGGRNWEGFAPDPVLTGIGMSETIKGIQDAGVIACAKHFIGNEQEHFRQVPEAQGYGYNISETLSSNIDDKTMHELYLWPFADAVRAGVGSVMCSYQQVNNSYACQNSKLLNDLLKNELGFQGFVMSDWQAQHTGAASAVAGLDMSMPGDTQFNTGVSFWGANLTLAVLNGTVPAYRLDDMAMRIMAALFKVTKTTDLEPINFSFWTDDTYGPIHWAAKQGYQEINSHVDVRADHGNLIREIAAKGTVLLKNTGSLPLNKPKFVAVIGEDAGSSPNGPNGCSDRGCNEGTLAMGWGSGTANYPYLVSPDAALQARAIQDGTRYESVLSNYAEEKTKALVSQANATAIVFVNADSGEGYINVDGNEGDRKNLTLWNNGDTLVKNVSSWCSNTIVVIHSVGPVLLTDWYDNPNITAILWAGLPGQESGNSITDVLYGKVNPAARSPFTWGKTRESYGADVLYKPNNGNGAPQQDFTEGVFIDYRYFDKVDDDSVIYEFGHGLSYTTFEYSNIRVVKSNVSEYRPTTGTTAQAPTFGNFSTDLEDYLFPKDEFPYIYQYIYPYLNTTDPRRASADPHYGQTAEEFLPPHATDDDPQPLLRSSGGNSPGGNRQLYDIVYTITADITNTGSVVGEEVPQLYVSLGGPEDPKVQLRDFDRMRIEPGETRQFTGRLTRRDLSNWDVTVQDWVISRYPKTAYVGRSSRKLDLKIELP encoded by the exons ATGAAGGCTGCTGCGCTTTCCTGCCTCTTCGGCAGTACCCTTGCCGTTGCAGGCGCCATTGAATCGAGAAAG GTTCACCAGAAGCCCCTCGCGAGATCTGAACCTTTTTACCCGTCGCCATGGATGAATCCCAACGCCGACGGCTGGGCGGAGGCCTATGCCCAGGCCAAGTCCTTTGTCTCCCAAATGACTCTGCTAGAGAAGGTCAACTTGACCACGGGAGTCGG CTGGGGGGCTGAGCAGTGCGTCGGCCAAGTGGGCGCGATCCCTCGCCTTGGACTTCGCAGTCTGTGCATGCATGACTCCCCTCTCGGCATCCGAGGAGCCGACTACAACTCAGCGTTCCCCTCTGGCCAGACCGTTGCTGCTACCTGGGATCGCGGTCTGATGTACCGTCGCGGCTACGCAATGGGCCAGGAGGCCAAAGGCAAGGGCATCAATGTCCTTCTCGGACCAGTCGCCGGCCCCCTTGGCCGCATGCCCGAGGGCGGTCGTAACTGGGAAGGCTTCGCTCCGGATCCCGTCCTTACCGGCATCGGCATGTCCGAGACGATCAAGGGCATTCAGGATGCTGGCGTCATCGCTTGTGCGAAGCACTTTATTGGAAACGAGCAGG AGCACTTCAGACAGGTGCCAGAAGCCCAGGGATACGGTTACAACATCAGCGAAACCCTCTCCTCCAACATTGACGACAAGACCATGCACGAGCTCTACCTTTGGCCGTTTGCCGATGCCGTCCGGGCCGGCGTCGGCTCTGTCATGTGCTCGTACCAGCAGGTCAACAACTCGTACGCCTGCCAGAACTCGAAGCTGCTGAACGACCTCCTCAAGAACGAGCTTGGGTTTCAGGGCTTCGTCATGAGCGACTGGCAGGCACAGCACACTGGCGCAGCAAGCGCCGTGGCTGGTCTCGATATGTCCATGCCGGGCGACACCCAGTTCAACACTGGCGTCAGTTTCTGGGGCGCCAATCTCACCCTCGCCGTCCTCAACGGCACAGTCCCTGCCTACCGTCTCGACGACATGGCCATGCGCATCATGGCCGCCCTCTTCAAGGTCACCAAGACCACCGACCTGGAACCGATCAACTTCTCCTTCTGGACCGACGACACTTATGGCCCGATCCACTGGGCCGCCAAGCAGGGCTACCAGGAGATTAATTCCCACGTTGACGTCCGCGCCGACCACGGCAACCTCATCCGGGAGATTGCCGCCAAGGGTACGGTGCTGCTGAAGAATACCGGCTCTCTACCCCTGAACAAGCCAAAGTTCGTGGCCGTCATCGGCGAGGATGCTGGGTCGAGCCCCAACGGGCCCAACGGCTGCAGCGACCGCGGCTGTAACGAAGGCACGCTCGCCATGGGCTGGGGATCCGGCACAGCCAACTATCCGTACCTCGTTTCCCCCGACGCCGCGCTCCAGGCCCGGGCCATCCAGGACGGCACGAGGTACGAGAGCGTCCTGTCCAACTACGCCGAGGAAAAGACAAAGGCTCTGGTCTCGCAGGCCAATGCAACCGCCATCGTCTTCGTCAATGCCGACTCAGGCGAGGGCTACATCAACGTGGACGGTAACGAGGGCGACCGTAAGAACCTGACTCTCTGGAACAACGGTGATACTCTGGTCAAGAACGTCTCGAGCTGGTGCAGCAACACCATCGTCGTCATCCACTCGGTCGGCCCGGTCCTCCTGACCGATTGGTACGACAACCCCAACATCACGGCCATTCTCTGGGCTGGTCTTCCGGGCCAGGAGTCGGGCAACTCCATCACCGACGTGCTTTACGGCAAGGTCAACCCCGCCGCCCGCTCGCCCTTCACTTGGGGCAAGACCCGCGAAAGCTATGGCGCGGACGTCCTGTACAAGCCGAATAATGGCAATGGTGCGCCCCAACAGGACTTCACCGAGGGCGTCTTCATCGACTACCGCTACTTCGACAAGGTTGACGATGACTCGGTCATCTACGAGTTCGGCCACGGCCTGAGCTACACCACCTTCGAGTACAGCAACATCCGCGTCGTCAAGTCCAACGTCAGCGAGTACCGGCCCACGACGGGCACCACGGCCCAGGCCCCGACGTTTGGCAACTTCTCCACCGACCTCGAGGACTATCTCTTCCCCAAGGACGAGTTCCCCTACATCTACCAGTACATCTACCCGTACCTCAACACGACCGACCCCCGGAGGGCCTCGGCCGATCCCCACTACGGCCAGACCGCCGAGGAGTTCCTCCCGCCCCACGCCACCGATGACGACCCCCAGCCGCTCCTCCGGTCCTCGGGCGGAAACTCCCCCGGCGGCAACCGCCAGCTGTACGACATTGTCTACACAATCACGGCCGACATCACGAATACGGGCTCCGTTGTAGGCGAGGAGGTACCGCAGCTCTACGTCTCGCTGGGCGGTCCCGAGGATCCCAAGGTGCAGCTGCGCGACTTTGACAGGATGCGGATCGAACCCGGCGAGACGAGGCAGTTCACCGGCCGCCTGACGCGCAGAGATCTGAGCAACTGGGACGTCACGGTGCAGGACTGGGTCATCAGCAGGTATCCCAAGACGGCATATGTTGGGAGGAGCAGCCGGAAGTTGGATCTCAAGATTGAGCTTCCTTGA